Proteins encoded together in one Oryzias latipes chromosome 11, ASM223467v1 window:
- the LOC101165571 gene encoding solute carrier family 22 member 13: MNFDQILAAIGGFGKYQKILYIWICLPQILLAFHMMVSIFTGATPPHQCRDSFSTGAGNQTLNLSLPDASCFSADALPPGNRTERVPCGRGWVYSSEVFESSTVTEWDLVCNRAGLNSLGSSVYMSGLLVGSVVFGAMADRYGRRFVLLLSIALQTVFGVAVAFAPNFPVYVLLRFAVGTTISGVIINAFVLGTEWTCTKRRMLAGIITDYTFGLGYMLLAGVAYLIRDWRKLQLAISAPGFLLIFYIRVLPQSARWLLANDRTEEAIALLRKAALVNGRVLPPAVQVEKWEILGGSKRSHSAVDLVRTPQMRKRTVILFYIWFVNVLVYYGLSLGVSRLGTNLYMTQFVFGLIEIPARSLVLIFLPFSRRLSLSGFLAVGGLACLLMLTVPEDHPNVLTGLAMVGKFGITASFAIIYVYTAEIFPTVVRQTGIGVSSMFARMGGVLAPIINMLDSHSPATPLIIFGTSPLLGALLALALPETADRPLPDTLEDAENWDVRSAPVEEISQMCDEVGPLPSSTEKKELLPLATLT, from the exons ATGAATTTCGATCAGATCCTCGCGGCCATAGGAGGTTTCGGCAAATACCAGAAGATCTTGTACATATGGATCTGTCTGCCTCAGATCCTGCTCGCCTTCCACATGATGGTGAGCATCTTCACCGGAGCCACGCCGCCACACCAATGCAGGGACAGCTTCAGCACAGGAGCCGGGAATCAGACCCTCAACCTCAGCCTCCCGGACGCCTCCTGCTTCTCCGCGGACGCGCTGCCTCCGGGCAATCGGACAGAGCGCGTCCCGTGTGGCCGCGGATGGGTCTACAGCAGTGAGGTGTTTGAGAGCAGCACCGTCACAGAG TGGGACCTGGTGTGCAACAGAGCCGGACTGAACAGCCTGGGATCGTCGGTTTACATGTCGGGGCTGCTGGTGGGCTCTGTGGTGTTTGGAGCTATGGCTGACAG GTATGGTCGACGGTTCGTCCTCCTGCTGTCCATCGCTCTGCAGACTGTCTTCGGGGTCGCTGTGGCCTTTGCCCCCAACTTCCCGGTCTACGTACTTCTTCGCTTTGCAGTTGGAACAACCATATCGGGAGTCATCATCAATGCTTTTGTTCTTG GTACTGAGTGGACGTGCACCAAAAGGCGCATGCTGGCTGGCATAATCACAGACTACACGTTCGGTCTGGGCTACATGCTCCTGGCGGGAGTGGCGTACCTGATCCGAGACTGGAGAAAACTGCAGCTGGCCATATCCGCCCCAGGGTTCCTGCTTATCTTTTACATTCG GGTGCTGCCACAGTCCGCCAGGTGGTTGCTGGCCAACGACCGGACAGAGGAGGCCATCGCGCTCCTCCGCAAAGCAGCGCTGGTGAACGGCCGGGTCCTACCTCCAGCTGTGCAG GTTGAGAAGTGGGAGATTTTAGGCGGATCAAAGCGAAGTCACTCGGCTGTGGATCTGGTCCGGACGCCACAGATGAGAAAGAGGACAGTGATCTTGTTCTACATCTG GTTTGTAAATGTTCTGGTGTATTACGGGCTCTCCCTTGGTGTATCCAGGCTGGGCACCAACCTCTACATGACCCAGTTTGTCTTTGGGTTGATTGAGATCCCGGCTCGCTCTTTGGTTCTCATCTTCCTGCCCTTCAGCCGCAGACTCAGCCTGAGCGGCTTCCTGGCCGTTGGGGGGCTGGCCTGTTTGCTCATGCTCACCGTCCCTGAAG ATCATCCCAATGTCTTGACTGGTCTGGCAATGGTAGGGAAGTTCGGTATTACAGCTTCTTTTGCCATCATCTATGTGTATACAGCTGAGATATTCCCCACTGTGGTAAG GCAAACAGGAATAGGTGTTTCCAGCATGTTTGCCAGGATGGGCGGTGTGTTGGCTCCCATCATCAACATGCTGGATAGCCACAGCCCTGCTACGCCCCTCATTATCTTTGGCACTTCGCCACTGCTGGGAGCTCTCCTGGCGCTGGCGCTTCCAGAAACGGCGGACAGACCACTTCCAGACACCCTGGAGGACGCAGAGAACTGGGACGTCAG GTCTGCTCCCGTTGAGGAGATCTCTCAGATGTGTGATGAAGTTGGCCCGTTACCAAGCAGCACGGAGAAGAAGGAGCTGCTTCCTCTAGCGACCCTGACTTAA
- the LOC111948233 gene encoding myosin-9-like, translating to MDWDDTDEDYDDSPLSYSDEEFPDMPETPHYDCSLLSKSDDEEFPETPETPQPKRQQDWGKPMPKICPENQTLGLKPLSFAPTFSFRPASLFPVKPVSVPKSTQPEEVKLLGKEKQSATALDKLTSTSKPTSVVNAEALQEITALKDEVGHLKELLQQKDQMLADAALKTKHLEEQMSHLTEKRQQLEEEKSSFLKEIAQLKTAQEDRETEVTNSKRVSKKKIVQLLREMEDLKMQHQQEHLDLKSKLDMEKERLLNDHQLALTVAQNQLAKEREEWQSRNTALMQDMAALRRKYEEDSSACYQKEKTFLELLSQIDEGIDKLKKNIREKDVIISNTERVSKKSIVQLQNQMAGLKMQQQQEHLELTRKFEREKERLLYNHQLVLTVAQNQLTKEREEWQSRNTSLMQDMAALRRKYEEDSSACYQKEKTFMELLSHIDEGIDKLKETIREKDAIINNSEVILRKKLEQEDERLEVVKKAYRKKNFDLGLKLHQMEEALQQERVKTNQAKLSFDLEVEESTKLKAALAQVQKELEGQKHLERERQQLEEEKSTLSQQITHLQVVVKDNETLISESQEALMVQLQQQVDELKEKPPKKSAGRRFLNLFRKSRKKD from the coding sequence ATGGACTGGGATGACACAGACGAAGACTATGATGACTCTCCCCTTTCCTATAGTGATGAGGAATTTCCTGATATGCCAGAAACTCCTCATTATGATTGTTCTCTCCTTTCTAAAAGTGACGATGAGGAATTTCCTGAGACTCCAGAAACTCCTCAACCAAAAAGACAGCAGGATTGGGGAAAACCCATGCCTAAAATCTGCCCGGAAAACCAAACCTTAGGTTTAAAACCCTTAAGTTTTGCTCCAACCTTCTCCTTTCGCCCAGCTTCACTGTTTCCTGTGAAGCCGGTCTCTGTCCCTAAATCAACTCAGCCGGAGGAAGTCAAACTTTtgggaaaggaaaaacaaagtgcAACTGCTTTGGATAAGCTAACTTCAACCTCTAAGCCAACCTCAGTGGTCAATGCAGAGGCACTGCAAGAGATCACTGCTCTGAAAGATGAAGTAGGGCATCTGAAGGAGCTTCTCCAGCAGAAAGATCAGATGCTAGCAGATGCTGCTCTGAAAACTAAACACCTTGAAGAACAGATGAGCCACCTGACAGAAAAAAGGCAGCAATTGGAGGAAGAAAAGTCCTCTTTCTTAAAAGAAATTGCTCAGCTAAAGACAGCTCAGGAGGACAGGGAGACAGAGGTAACCAATTCTAAAAGAGTCTCCAAGAAAAAGATCGTCCAACTACTCCGTGAGATGGAGGACCTAAAAATGCAGCACCAGCAGGAACATTTGGACCTCAAGAGCAAACTGGACATGGAGAAAGAGCGTCTTCTAAATGACCATCAGCTGGCGTTAACTGTAGCACAAAATCAGCTggcaaaagaaagagaagaatggCAGAGTAGAAACACCGCCCTCATGCAGGACATGGCTGCATTGAGAAGAAAGTATGAGGAGGATAGCTCTGCATGTTACCAAAAGGAAAAGACCTTCTTGGAATTGCTCTCCCAAATTGACGAGGGCatagacaaattaaaaaaaaacatcagagaaaAAGATGTGATCATAAGCAATACTGAAAGGGTCTCCAAGAAAAGCATCGTCCAGCTACAAAATCAGATGGCAGGCCTAAAAATGCAGCAACAGCAGGAACATTTGGAGCTCACCAGAAAATTTGAAAGGGAGAAAGAGCGTCTTCTATATAACCATCAGCTGGTGTTAACAGTAGCACAAAATCAGCTGactaaagaaagagaagagtGGCAGAGTAGAAACACCTCCCTCATGCAGGACATGGCTGCATTGAGAAGAAAGTATGAGGAGGACAGCTCTGCATGTTACCAAAAGGAAAAGACCTTTATGGAATTGCTCTCACATATTGATGAGGGCATagacaaattaaaagaaaccatCAGAGAAAAAGATGCGATCATAAACAATTCTGAAGTCATCTTGAGGAAAAAGCTGGAGCAAGAAGACGAACGGCTTGAGGTGGTAAAAAAGGCCTATCGCAAGAAGAATTTTGACCTCGGCTTGAAATTACACCAAATGGAAGAAGCGCTTCAACAAGAGAGGGTCAAAACAAATCAAGCCAAACTCAGCTTTGACCTGGAGGTAGAAGAGTCCACCAAATTAAAAGCTGCTTTGGCCCAAGTCCAGAAAGAATTGGAAGGCCAGAAGCATCTGGAAAGAGAAAGACAACAactggaagaagaaaagtccACCCTTTCACAGCAGATCACTCACCTACAGGTTGTTGTCAAGGACAACGAGACCCTCATCAGTGAAAGCCAAGAGGCTTTGATGGTCCAACTACAGCAGCAGGTGGATGAGCTGAAAGAGAAGCCTCCAAAGAAAAGTGCTGGTCGGAGGTTCCTGAACCTGTTTAGAAAGtctagaaaaaaagactaa